One window from the genome of Brachyspira sp. SAP_772 encodes:
- the recJ gene encoding single-stranded-DNA-specific exonuclease RecJ — translation MQKIDIDNLNPIIEELLKLRGIVSKEDIFDFFFQDIYSLSNPFNIRDMNAFVDRLKEAIEYDEKILIYGDKDADGVTAASIIYNTLKAVTKNVEAFVPNHEVGYGLSKDVIEEYANSGVSLIITVDCGISNVAEVEFAREHSIDIIVTDHHDIPEILPNAYLIFNPKLSNTGFVSKNFSGCAVAFKLMQAFVFSYTKLYNKDIIVLDYEIDKNTDKLKRIRALKATNFVYSDDVFGFELVNNENAYKSIYLDYYEEFLSEDEVLEELASYMFEGENVVLVLTGGEMRFKKLLRLYEKYELFLPEYDNVYDLLQLGANYGGVNIKSVKTLDEFALLLKVNIYKYNDILYRDLIIKMEIFRRMYYLSQKQLQNYIKRESILVLFGTVADVVPLIEENRAYIKCALAELEKPNHVRYNVILERIKLLNTKVDTQAVSWRLAPFINAAGRMGKPEYALRLLTSETREEAFQLSEEVYNLNETRKSLTESNFNIVCEYIRDNNCMSYPIIIVKSDLIDRGLTGLIAGKVLSQYGKTAVILYESKEDGVCTGSIRSRGDDNARDMLEYSSVYLDKFGGHKNAAGFTVSVNNFEKFAKKIIKYASEENFNTSKDEKSYDLELDFKDINMQFAEYLELFEPYGFANEEPVFFTNRVTINSIEKINKNNKIHLKLQLQKNNIRANAIIWSSSEEECSKLEASNFINISYKIKINRFNGSKEVKIYIENYEIN, via the coding sequence ATGCAAAAAATCGACATAGACAATTTAAATCCCATTATAGAAGAGTTGTTAAAATTAAGGGGTATAGTATCAAAAGAGGATATATTTGACTTTTTCTTTCAAGATATATATTCACTTTCTAACCCATTTAATATTAGGGATATGAACGCTTTTGTAGATAGACTAAAAGAAGCTATAGAGTATGATGAAAAAATATTGATATATGGCGATAAAGATGCTGACGGAGTTACTGCTGCTTCTATAATATATAACACTCTTAAGGCTGTTACAAAGAATGTCGAGGCTTTTGTACCAAATCATGAAGTGGGTTATGGGCTTTCAAAAGATGTTATTGAAGAGTATGCTAATTCTGGGGTGAGTTTAATTATTACGGTTGATTGCGGTATATCCAATGTTGCCGAGGTTGAGTTTGCGAGAGAGCATTCTATAGATATTATAGTTACAGACCATCATGATATACCTGAAATACTTCCTAATGCTTATTTAATATTTAATCCCAAGCTTTCAAATACTGGTTTTGTATCAAAAAACTTTTCTGGGTGTGCTGTTGCTTTTAAGCTTATGCAGGCATTTGTTTTCTCTTATACTAAACTTTACAACAAAGACATTATTGTGTTGGATTATGAAATAGATAAAAATACTGATAAATTAAAAAGAATAAGGGCATTAAAGGCTACTAATTTTGTTTATAGTGATGATGTATTTGGATTTGAACTTGTAAATAATGAAAATGCTTACAAATCAATTTATTTAGATTATTATGAAGAGTTTTTATCAGAAGATGAAGTTTTAGAAGAGCTGGCTAGTTATATGTTTGAAGGTGAGAATGTTGTATTGGTTCTTACTGGCGGAGAGATGAGATTTAAAAAACTTCTTAGACTATATGAAAAATATGAACTATTTTTGCCTGAATATGATAATGTTTATGATTTGCTTCAATTGGGTGCTAATTATGGGGGCGTTAATATAAAATCAGTAAAAACATTAGATGAGTTTGCTTTGCTTCTTAAAGTTAATATATATAAATATAATGATATTCTCTATAGAGACTTAATAATAAAGATGGAAATTTTTAGAAGAATGTATTATTTAAGTCAAAAGCAATTGCAAAACTATATAAAAAGAGAATCTATACTTGTATTGTTTGGTACTGTTGCTGATGTTGTGCCTCTTATTGAAGAGAATAGAGCTTATATAAAATGTGCTTTGGCAGAATTAGAAAAGCCTAATCATGTAAGGTATAATGTTATCTTAGAGAGAATAAAATTATTAAATACTAAAGTTGATACTCAGGCTGTAAGTTGGAGGCTTGCTCCTTTTATTAATGCTGCTGGGAGAATGGGAAAGCCTGAATATGCTTTAAGGCTTTTAACTTCTGAAACTAGAGAAGAGGCTTTTCAATTATCTGAAGAAGTTTATAATCTAAACGAAACAAGAAAATCTCTTACAGAAAGCAATTTTAATATAGTGTGTGAATATATAAGAGATAATAATTGCATGTCATACCCTATCATAATAGTAAAGAGCGATTTGATAGACAGAGGTTTAACAGGGCTTATAGCTGGTAAGGTTTTAAGTCAATATGGAAAGACTGCTGTTATACTTTATGAATCTAAAGAAGATGGTGTTTGTACAGGAAGTATTAGAAGTAGAGGCGATGATAATGCTCGCGATATGCTTGAGTATTCCAGTGTTTATTTAGATAAGTTTGGCGGGCATAAAAATGCTGCTGGTTTTACTGTGAGCGTAAACAATTTTGAAAAGTTTGCTAAAAAAATTATTAAATATGCATCTGAAGAGAATTTTAACACTTCAAAAGATGAAAAAAGTTATGATTTGGAATTAGATTTTAAAGACATTAATATGCAATTTGCTGAGTATTTAGAATTATTTGAGCCTTATGGTTTTGCTAATGAAGAGCCAGTGTTTTTTACAAATAGGGTTACTATAAACTCTATAGAAAAAATAAATAAAAATAATAAAATTCATTTAAAATTGCAATTACAAAAAAATAACATCAGAGCTAATGCTATAATTTGGAGTTCATCTGAAGAAGAATGTTCTAAATTGGAAGCGTCAAATTTTATAAATATTTCATATAAGATAAAAATTAATAGATTTAATGGCAGCAAAGAAGTAAAGATTTACATAGAGAATTATGAGATAAATTAA
- the prfA gene encoding peptide chain release factor 1, producing MIDKLSSVENTYNDIVDKLNDANIKDNRVIQDLMKKKSEIEDIVNEYKKLKIVLKEIEDANDMLNNSDTDKELKNMALAEIEELNQKKENIINDLRLLLLPKDKNDGKNIIVEIRVGTGGDESALFVGDLFRMYSRFIERANFKMEIIDTSPTELGGYKEVIFSVSGKDAYRTLKFESGTHRVQRIPATESGGRIHTSASTVAIMPEAEESDVIIRDEDIRVDIFRSSGPGGQSVNTTDSAVRITHLPTGLVVQCQDEKSQHKNKAKALKVLRARIYEKEEAERKAKEAKERRDKIGSGDRSERIRTYNFPQNRVTDHRINVTLYKLDRFMDGEITEITDALFKKEQEELLASYSD from the coding sequence ATAATAGATAAACTTTCATCTGTAGAAAACACATATAATGATATAGTAGACAAATTAAATGATGCTAATATAAAAGACAACAGAGTAATACAAGATTTAATGAAAAAAAAGTCAGAAATAGAAGATATAGTAAACGAATATAAAAAATTAAAAATAGTATTAAAAGAGATAGAAGATGCAAATGATATGCTTAACAATTCTGACACTGATAAAGAATTAAAAAACATGGCATTAGCTGAGATAGAGGAATTAAATCAAAAAAAAGAAAATATTATTAATGATTTAAGGCTTCTACTCCTTCCAAAAGATAAGAATGATGGTAAAAATATAATAGTAGAAATAAGAGTTGGCACTGGTGGAGATGAATCTGCTTTATTTGTGGGTGATTTGTTTAGAATGTACAGCCGTTTTATAGAGAGAGCAAATTTCAAAATGGAGATAATAGACACAAGTCCTACAGAGCTTGGTGGATATAAAGAAGTAATATTTTCTGTTTCTGGAAAGGATGCTTATAGAACTTTAAAATTTGAAAGCGGTACGCATAGAGTTCAGAGAATACCGGCCACAGAATCAGGCGGAAGAATACATACATCTGCTTCAACTGTAGCAATTATGCCTGAAGCAGAAGAGAGTGATGTAATAATAAGAGATGAAGATATAAGAGTAGATATATTTCGTTCAAGCGGTCCCGGCGGTCAATCAGTTAATACAACAGACAGTGCTGTAAGAATTACCCACTTACCTACTGGTTTGGTGGTTCAATGTCAAGATGAAAAAAGTCAGCACAAAAATAAAGCAAAAGCATTAAAAGTATTAAGAGCAAGAATATACGAAAAAGAAGAGGCAGAAAGAAAAGCAAAAGAGGCTAAAGAAAGAAGAGATAAAATAGGCTCTGGAGACAGAAGTGAAAGAATTAGAACTTACAACTTTCCACAAAATAGAGTTACAGACCATAGAATTAATGTTACATTATACAAATTAGATAGATTTATGGACGGAGAAATAACAGAAATTACTGATGCTTTATTTAAAAAAGAGCAGGAGGAATTATTAGCTTCTTATTCAGACTAA
- a CDS encoding FAD-dependent oxidoreductase, whose amino-acid sequence MVNSRYNILSNLKDKTYDLLIIGGGVIGATIAMKTARVGISTLLVDKHDFSFGASSRTSKMLTGGFHDMSANNFISTVFKVRERNNLINKSSAHTFGILYPIYFGGGRNGNSGLIRNELKASIYDLMSIFGKTKKHKSHSRTSVLETLPDLNNNDVIGATEFFEAQIDDSRYVLELLLKAKEYGADIINYAEVKAFDYNEKQINKTILSDKINGKIYEISAKKILVAAGAWGDSIVSMLPKSNFTNKVKYVKATNFIVNSDIIHINKSVVLPKIKDRPNVFLTKWKDMTIIGPIVKKYAGNLDCIYSTSDEIEYLLDIYNTYFGSIVNKNHIVTSQSGMMTVDPMDMKIHSHPIYDLFMVEGGNFTMSSYLAIKTLLKMYGKPYKWFSVKKFMNNRIDKSVDWVLNKETVKFLIDYFGSVDMVLRLNDFCKDDSSLLVSVGLDNRIPRGLIKYFIEIEYAMHLDDIMMRRLRFILTENDCGTLLAEHIAQEMAYILGWDSKKVEYEIKRYRTEIKRNRVSLY is encoded by the coding sequence ATGGTAAATTCAAGATATAATATACTCTCTAATCTTAAAGATAAAACATACGATCTTTTAATTATAGGCGGCGGAGTAATAGGAGCTACCATCGCCATGAAAACAGCAAGAGTAGGAATTTCTACTCTTCTAGTAGACAAACATGATTTTTCTTTTGGAGCATCTTCTAGAACTTCAAAAATGCTCACAGGCGGATTTCATGATATGTCTGCCAATAACTTTATCTCTACAGTTTTTAAAGTAAGAGAAAGAAATAATCTCATTAATAAATCTTCAGCTCATACTTTTGGAATATTATATCCTATATATTTTGGCGGCGGTAGAAATGGTAATTCTGGTTTAATAAGAAATGAATTAAAAGCTAGTATATATGATTTAATGTCAATTTTTGGAAAAACTAAAAAACATAAATCTCATAGCAGAACCTCTGTATTAGAAACTTTACCTGATTTGAATAATAATGATGTAATAGGGGCTACGGAGTTTTTTGAAGCTCAAATAGATGACAGCAGATATGTTTTAGAATTATTATTAAAAGCTAAAGAATATGGTGCTGATATAATTAATTATGCAGAAGTAAAGGCTTTTGATTATAATGAAAAGCAAATTAATAAAACGATACTTTCAGATAAAATAAACGGCAAAATTTATGAAATAAGTGCTAAAAAAATATTAGTAGCAGCTGGTGCTTGGGGAGATAGTATAGTGTCTATGCTTCCAAAGTCTAATTTTACAAATAAAGTAAAATATGTAAAAGCTACTAACTTTATAGTTAATAGTGATATAATTCATATAAATAAATCTGTTGTTTTACCAAAAATCAAAGATAGACCTAATGTTTTCTTAACAAAATGGAAAGATATGACAATAATAGGCCCTATTGTAAAAAAATATGCTGGTAATTTGGATTGTATATATTCAACAAGCGATGAAATAGAATATTTGCTTGATATTTATAATACTTATTTTGGTTCTATAGTTAATAAAAATCATATAGTTACTTCACAATCTGGAATGATGACTGTTGACCCTATGGATATGAAGATACATTCTCACCCTATTTATGATTTATTTATGGTTGAGGGCGGCAATTTCACTATGTCTTCTTATCTTGCTATTAAAACTTTACTCAAAATGTATGGTAAGCCTTATAAGTGGTTTAGTGTTAAAAAGTTTATGAACAACAGAATAGATAAATCTGTAGATTGGGTACTCAATAAAGAAACTGTTAAATTTTTAATTGACTATTTCGGTTCTGTGGATATGGTATTAAGATTAAATGATTTTTGTAAAGATGATTCTTCTTTGCTCGTTTCTGTTGGTCTTGATAATAGAATACCTAGAGGCTTAATAAAATATTTTATTGAAATAGAATATGCAATGCATTTAGATGATATAATGATGAGAAGATTAAGATTTATACTTACAGAGAACGATTGCGGAACATTATTAGCAGAACATATAGCTCAAGAGATGGCTTATATTTTGGGCTGGGACAGCAAAAAGGTAGAATACGAAATAAAAAGATATAGAACAGAGATAAAAAGAAATAGGGTTTCTTTGTATTAA
- a CDS encoding formate--tetrahydrofolate ligase: MKTDIQIAQECKLKRIDEIAKMLNLTDEDYEVYGKYKAKIELSVLNKLKDKKDGKLVLVTAITPTPAGEGKSTVTIGLTQGLNKIGKNAVAALREPSLGPVFGIKGGACGGGYAQIVPMEDINLHFNGDFHAIGSAHNLISACIDNHIKQGNELKIDTNKVVFKRVVDMNDRALRDIVIGLGGSENGVTRQSSFQITVASEIMAILCLSNSLMDLKERIGNIVFAYDVNDNPLKVKDLKVEGAACALLKDAIKPNLVQTLENTPAIVHGGPFANIAHGCNSILATKLALKLSDYTITEAGFAADLGAEKFLDIKCRVAGLKPNCIVLVATIRALKHHGGALELSKEDLNALSKGFENLDKHIENMKKYNVPVVVAINKFSSDTDKEVELIKKHCEDMGVDISLCEVWEKGGEGGKDLAQKVVKAVSEESNYKPLYDLDKTIKEKIECICKEIYGAGEVKFSNKANKMMKKIESIGFGGLPICMSKTQKSISDNPALLNAPKGYTLNIDEIKLASGAGFIIAMAGGIIDMPGLPKVPAACNIDIDENGKITGLF, from the coding sequence ATGAAAACAGATATACAAATAGCACAAGAATGCAAATTAAAAAGAATAGATGAAATAGCTAAAATGCTTAATCTCACAGATGAAGATTATGAGGTTTACGGTAAATATAAGGCAAAGATAGAATTATCAGTTTTAAACAAATTAAAAGATAAAAAAGATGGTAAATTGGTATTAGTAACAGCAATAACCCCAACACCAGCAGGAGAAGGAAAATCCACTGTTACAATAGGGCTAACACAGGGCTTAAACAAAATAGGCAAGAATGCAGTAGCTGCTTTAAGAGAGCCTTCACTCGGTCCTGTATTTGGAATTAAAGGAGGAGCTTGCGGGGGCGGATATGCTCAAATTGTTCCTATGGAAGATATTAACTTGCATTTTAATGGTGACTTTCATGCTATAGGTTCTGCTCACAATTTAATATCAGCTTGTATTGACAATCATATTAAACAAGGAAATGAATTAAAGATTGATACTAATAAGGTAGTGTTTAAAAGAGTTGTTGATATGAATGACAGGGCTTTAAGAGATATTGTTATAGGGCTTGGGGGAAGTGAGAATGGAGTAACAAGACAATCATCTTTCCAAATAACTGTTGCTTCAGAAATTATGGCTATACTTTGTTTGTCTAATTCTTTAATGGATTTAAAAGAGAGAATAGGAAATATTGTATTTGCTTATGATGTTAATGATAATCCTCTAAAAGTAAAAGATTTAAAAGTAGAGGGTGCTGCTTGTGCATTGCTTAAAGATGCCATAAAACCAAATTTAGTTCAGACTCTTGAAAACACTCCCGCTATAGTGCATGGAGGACCTTTTGCTAATATTGCTCACGGATGTAATTCAATACTTGCTACAAAGTTGGCTTTAAAACTTTCTGATTATACAATCACAGAGGCTGGTTTTGCTGCCGATTTGGGTGCTGAAAAGTTTCTTGATATAAAATGCCGTGTTGCTGGACTTAAGCCTAATTGTATAGTGTTAGTTGCTACTATAAGGGCATTAAAACATCATGGAGGAGCTTTAGAGCTAAGCAAAGAAGATTTGAATGCTTTGAGTAAAGGTTTTGAAAATTTAGATAAGCATATTGAAAACATGAAAAAATATAATGTGCCTGTGGTTGTTGCAATAAATAAATTCTCATCTGATACTGATAAAGAAGTAGAATTAATTAAAAAACATTGTGAAGATATGGGGGTTGATATATCATTATGCGAAGTGTGGGAGAAAGGAGGAGAAGGAGGAAAAGATTTAGCTCAAAAAGTTGTGAAAGCTGTTTCCGAAGAATCAAATTATAAGCCTTTGTATGATTTAGATAAAACTATAAAAGAAAAGATAGAATGCATATGCAAAGAAATATATGGAGCAGGAGAAGTAAAATTCTCTAATAAAGCTAATAAAATGATGAAAAAAATAGAATCTATTGGCTTTGGAGGCTTGCCTATATGTATGTCAAAAACACAAAAATCAATATCAGATAACCCAGCACTTTTAAATGCTCCTAAGGGTTATACTCTAAACATTGATGAAATAAAACTAGCTTCAGGTGCCGGTTTTATTATAGCTATGGCAGGCGGAATTATTGATATGCCGGGTCTTCCGAAAGTACCTGCAGCATGCAATATAGATATAGATGAAAACGGCAAGATTACAGGTTTATTTTAA
- a CDS encoding PepSY-like domain-containing protein — MTKFLTLLISLTIFASSSLFADWIVPASSLPQKSRAFIQRVYPNAQIWKVERDGGKFEVKLSNGASIDFLLNGNWQSIDGEYNGVPFSALPAAISAAVKKAYPQAMVIDVEKEWGNYKVKLNNMMELFISSNGQLMGQKFDD; from the coding sequence ATGACTAAATTTTTAACTTTATTAATTTCATTGACAATATTTGCTAGCTCTAGTTTATTTGCTGATTGGATAGTACCTGCTTCTTCATTACCTCAAAAATCAAGAGCTTTCATACAGAGAGTTTATCCTAATGCTCAGATATGGAAAGTTGAGAGAGACGGAGGAAAATTTGAAGTAAAGCTTTCAAATGGAGCTTCTATCGATTTTTTACTTAATGGTAATTGGCAGAGTATAGACGGCGAATATAACGGTGTACCTTTTTCTGCTTTACCTGCTGCTATAAGTGCTGCTGTAAAGAAAGCATATCCTCAAGCTATGGTAATAGACGTTGAGAAAGAGTGGGGTAATTACAAAGTAAAATTAAACAATATGATGGAGTTATTTATATCTTCAAACGGACAGCTTATGGGACAGAAGTTTGATGATTAA
- a CDS encoding MATE family efflux transporter — protein sequence MERNKMLELTEGNVNRGLINLVVPMILGNLLNIAYNIVDTIWIGQMIGPKGLGAIAVSFPLILILQAIASGVTVAANVLIGQYFGANDKDSVLYISRVSTTMSVILALALAVSGYIFAPMLMKFLNAADSIMEYSVSYFRISMIGFPFLFYYFLVSALLRGIGDTVRPLIFLAIASIVNVILDPIMIKGLFGFPAMGLDGAAYATVFSQILSVLVSIIYLKLKDSIVRANPFRIVFDAHISKLMFKIGLPFAAMQLIISISWLFLNRIINTYGEEASASVAVSMRVDSLSFLPLLALSAGIATMVAQNIGANRMDRVKEIYKAGLKIGIGLSTFMALFSVLFPELIVRLFTSDMSVLKYTKSYIYVVMPSIILLSVMFATNGVINGAGKTFILMIFAFVAHMLIRVPLAHFLSTKMGLWGVWTTMAIVNFISMSLILIYYFTGHWKKDANIASHSAAKGNEA from the coding sequence ATGGAAAGGAATAAAATGTTAGAGCTTACAGAGGGAAATGTAAATAGGGGGCTTATTAATTTGGTGGTACCTATGATACTTGGGAACCTTTTAAATATAGCCTACAATATAGTTGATACAATTTGGATAGGACAGATGATAGGCCCTAAGGGACTTGGTGCTATTGCTGTGAGTTTTCCTTTAATATTAATACTTCAAGCTATTGCTTCTGGGGTTACTGTTGCTGCGAATGTTTTGATTGGTCAATATTTTGGTGCTAATGATAAAGATTCTGTGCTTTATATTTCTAGAGTCTCTACAACTATGAGTGTAATACTTGCTTTAGCATTGGCAGTATCAGGATATATATTTGCACCTATGTTAATGAAATTTTTAAATGCAGCTGACAGCATAATGGAATATTCTGTTAGTTATTTTAGAATTAGTATGATAGGTTTTCCATTTTTGTTTTATTATTTTTTGGTATCTGCTTTGCTTAGGGGAATAGGGGATACTGTAAGACCTCTTATATTTTTAGCTATAGCCTCTATTGTTAATGTAATATTAGACCCAATAATGATAAAGGGCTTATTTGGTTTTCCTGCTATGGGCTTAGATGGTGCTGCTTATGCTACTGTATTTTCTCAAATTCTTTCTGTACTTGTAAGCATAATATATTTAAAATTAAAGGATAGTATAGTGCGTGCTAATCCTTTTAGAATTGTTTTTGATGCTCATATTAGTAAATTAATGTTTAAGATAGGTTTGCCTTTTGCAGCTATGCAATTAATAATTTCAATTAGCTGGTTATTTTTAAATAGAATTATTAATACTTATGGGGAAGAGGCTTCTGCTTCGGTTGCTGTATCTATGAGGGTGGATTCTTTATCATTTTTGCCGCTTTTAGCTTTATCTGCAGGTATTGCTACTATGGTTGCTCAAAATATTGGTGCTAATAGAATGGATAGGGTAAAAGAGATATATAAAGCAGGGCTTAAAATAGGAATAGGGCTTTCTACATTTATGGCACTTTTTTCTGTGTTATTTCCAGAGCTTATAGTGAGATTATTTACTTCGGATATGAGTGTATTAAAATATACAAAAAGTTATATATATGTGGTTATGCCTTCTATAATACTTCTTTCTGTGATGTTTGCTACTAATGGCGTTATTAATGGGGCTGGAAAAACTTTTATACTTATGATATTTGCTTTTGTGGCTCATATGCTTATAAGAGTTCCTCTTGCACATTTCTTATCTACAAAAATGGGGTTATGGGGAGTATGGACTACTATGGCTATTGTAAACTTTATTAGTATGTCTCTCATACTTATTTATTATTTTACTGGGCATTGGAAAAAAGATGCCAATATAGCTAGCCATTCTGCTGCTAAAGGAAATGAGGCTTAA
- a CDS encoding NADH-ubiquinone oxidoreductase-F iron-sulfur binding region domain-containing protein — protein MKKFVLYNNYATKNIKDFKDNFGDYLYTTINEYDALLNELKIANIFTKDVYRKSLYNILSNKNNNYNQTLIINAYSFDYLVFKDKFFINNNPHLILDSAILIAKILNIKNIDILIRSYYNKEILINTIVEAEDCYKFENEININIYDENNYKENINIYFLERQKYVLDLETVIQFGYFAHMGLDNFSQYGNDENKGTCLISFSGDIPNVDLYEFQFGTSFNEIIKASGYIYYNNDIKCVFTNGFLNAPTTLESLNNKSLSYEDINIGNGGVCFIAENRCMLRIVMKIIQFAKSVSCTKCMPCNYGFNLCEYYLNKIILGQSNNNDYKNLLNAVEMIIKGSSCLYIYNIAKCIIETIKMFEYEFIYALDKKITLYSFINK, from the coding sequence ATGAAAAAATTTGTTCTATATAATAATTATGCTACAAAAAATATCAAAGATTTTAAAGACAATTTCGGTGATTATCTATACACCACTATAAATGAATATGATGCTCTGCTTAATGAATTAAAAATAGCTAACATATTTACAAAAGACGTATATAGAAAATCTTTGTATAATATTCTATCTAATAAAAATAACAATTATAATCAAACTCTAATTATAAATGCCTATTCTTTTGACTATTTAGTATTTAAAGACAAATTCTTTATAAATAATAATCCTCATCTTATTTTAGATTCTGCCATATTGATTGCCAAAATTCTAAATATAAAAAATATAGATATTCTAATTAGAAGCTATTATAATAAAGAAATATTAATTAATACTATAGTAGAGGCAGAAGATTGCTACAAATTTGAAAATGAAATTAATATAAATATTTATGATGAAAACAATTATAAAGAAAACATAAATATCTATTTTCTTGAAAGACAAAAATATGTATTAGATTTAGAGACTGTTATACAATTTGGATATTTTGCTCATATGGGTTTAGATAACTTTTCTCAATATGGAAATGATGAAAATAAGGGCACATGTTTAATTTCTTTTTCTGGGGACATTCCAAATGTAGATTTATATGAGTTTCAATTTGGCACTTCTTTTAATGAAATAATAAAAGCTAGCGGATATATTTATTATAATAATGATATAAAATGTGTATTTACAAATGGTTTTTTAAATGCTCCTACTACTTTAGAGAGTTTAAATAATAAGAGTTTATCTTATGAAGATATAAATATTGGAAATGGCGGAGTTTGTTTTATAGCAGAAAATAGATGCATGCTCAGAATTGTGATGAAGATTATTCAATTTGCTAAGAGTGTTTCTTGTACAAAATGTATGCCTTGTAATTATGGTTTTAATTTATGCGAGTATTATTTAAATAAAATTATATTAGGACAATCTAATAATAATGATTATAAAAATTTACTAAATGCTGTGGAGATGATTATTAAAGGTTCTTCTTGCCTTTATATATATAATATAGCAAAATGTATAATAGAGACTATAAAGATGTTTGAATATGAGTTTATATATGCTTTGGATAAAAAAATAACTCTTTATAGCTTTATCAATAAATAA
- a CDS encoding 2Fe-2S iron-sulfur cluster-binding protein: MIVRFNFNGKEISSQSGFTILKALSYVGIDIMHLCYYKLERVKDFDENIDNDLLRCKLCLIKVKKKGEEEYSFKYACNEIVENGMEIISNDEEIIEYRKSLLKAILYMHKPFCDKCNSYYNCKLKKYIDFYQLKIERFDGDDDSKLEEIKNIIDSLDLDENIKIDYDKCINCGVCDRYKSISGYKSMIVDLCPTKVFRVDRKINDNEKQIEYKKIDSFCIGCNKLCECSYFYDDKKIIDIQSPELKKYGICDFGRGMLYYSNKTFEYPLINGIEDDFNKAKDLFHKFLEEIDKKEVLAIASSLYNIEDLEAFNDFIYSLGITNFIYKKNIIKTTSDVIRENYTNINKYSSKKYKYTLNEIDNINNFNKFIILEDPLFEIDNTMDIIQKNRRNYIVFTSYPSILAYNSYLAFPIAGFGEFEGEYIDSHGKNKFVKSFLEKNKNRLEFKNLIKYLYL, from the coding sequence ATGATAGTAAGATTTAATTTTAATGGAAAAGAGATATCATCACAGAGCGGATTTACAATATTAAAAGCCTTGTCATATGTTGGGATAGATATAATGCATTTATGTTATTATAAATTAGAGAGAGTAAAAGATTTTGATGAAAATATAGATAATGATTTACTTAGATGTAAACTTTGCTTAATAAAAGTAAAAAAGAAAGGTGAAGAGGAATATAGTTTTAAGTATGCTTGTAATGAGATAGTTGAAAATGGAATGGAGATTATAAGCAATGATGAAGAGATTATTGAATATAGAAAATCATTACTTAAGGCTATACTTTATATGCATAAGCCCTTTTGTGATAAATGCAACAGTTATTATAATTGTAAATTAAAAAAATATATAGATTTTTATCAGTTGAAAATAGAAAGATTTGACGGAGATGATGATTCAAAATTAGAAGAAATAAAAAATATTATAGACAGTTTAGATTTAGATGAAAACATAAAAATTGATTATGATAAATGCATTAATTGCGGAGTTTGTGATAGATATAAGTCAATATCTGGATATAAGAGCATGATAGTAGATCTATGCCCTACTAAAGTATTTAGAGTTGATAGAAAAATTAATGATAATGAAAAACAAATTGAATATAAAAAGATAGATAGTTTTTGTATAGGATGCAACAAACTTTGCGAATGCAGTTATTTTTATGATGACAAAAAAATAATAGATATACAATCACCAGAATTAAAAAAGTATGGTATATGCGATTTTGGACGTGGTATGCTGTATTATTCAAATAAAACTTTTGAATATCCTCTAATAAACGGCATAGAAGATGATTTTAATAAGGCTAAAGATTTATTTCATAAGTTCTTAGAGGAAATAGACAAAAAAGAAGTTTTAGCAATTGCTTCTAGTCTTTACAATATAGAAGATTTAGAAGCTTTTAATGATTTTATATATTCATTAGGCATTACAAACTTTATATATAAAAAAAATATTATAAAAACCACCTCTGATGTTATTAGAGAAAATTATACTAATATTAATAAATATTCATCAAAAAAATATAAATATACTTTAAATGAAATAGATAATATAAATAATTTTAATAAATTTATAATATTAGAAGATCCTTTATTTGAAATAGATAATACAATGGATATTATACAGAAAAACAGAAGAAATTACATAGTGTTTACTTCTTATCCTTCTATTTTGGCATATAATTCTTATTTGGCTTTTCCTATTGCTGGATTTGGAGAGTTTGAAGGAGAATATATAGACTCTCATGGCAAGAATAAATTTGTTAAAAGTTTTTTAGAGAAAAATAAAAACAGATTAGAGTTCAAGAATTTAATAAAATATTTGTATTTGTGA